A single Photobacterium toruni DNA region contains:
- a CDS encoding ABC transporter ATP-binding protein has protein sequence MALTINDISVTFDDKIILDNLSLPTIGLGEMVAIIGKNGAGKSTLLRHITQNLRQHSQQILLHGKPLTLENIGYLPQDHRISATITVVELLITTLNMGSHSLFAKANSAEKSLQLLKQMGILHLANKICTELSGGESQMVGLAQAVINQPKVLILDEPTSALDMHNQMKLLDFVRKYSQESQACILMVIHDLNLAIQYSTKVAALHQGQLFAYGDPITTITPPLIWSVFDVDSHVAIIDDRPIVVVKSSQKNVFNIAH, from the coding sequence ATGGCGCTTACAATTAATGATATTTCAGTCACATTTGACGATAAAATAATCTTAGATAACTTATCGTTACCCACTATTGGGCTAGGTGAAATGGTGGCAATTATTGGTAAAAATGGTGCGGGTAAATCAACATTACTACGTCATATTACCCAAAATCTACGTCAGCATTCACAGCAAATTTTATTACATGGTAAGCCACTCACGTTAGAAAATATTGGCTATTTACCTCAAGATCATCGCATTTCAGCGACCATTACTGTGGTTGAATTATTGATCACTACCTTAAATATGGGATCACATTCTTTATTTGCCAAAGCAAACAGCGCCGAAAAAAGCTTACAATTATTAAAGCAAATGGGAATTTTACACTTAGCGAATAAGATTTGTACGGAATTATCAGGAGGTGAAAGCCAAATGGTAGGACTTGCGCAAGCTGTTATTAACCAACCCAAAGTGCTTATACTTGATGAACCAACCTCTGCTCTTGATATGCATAACCAAATGAAACTTCTTGATTTTGTAAGGAAATATAGCCAAGAGAGCCAAGCTTGCATCTTAATGGTGATCCACGACCTCAATTTAGCCATTCAATATTCAACCAAAGTTGCAGCGTTACACCAAGGTCAACTTTTTGCTTATGGCGATCCAATAACGACTATTACACCGCCTCTAATTTGGTCGGTATTTGATGTTGACTCACACGTTGCCATTATCGATGATCGACCAATTGTTGTTGTAAAATCGTCCCAAAAAAACGTCTTTAATATAGCTCATTAG
- a CDS encoding FecCD family ABC transporter permease gives MTSILLELNTHNIRNRNKKVALAAFLVLSIICVIADIFIGSQGLTFTQVIHALIHPQTSNIASKIIVWDIRMPMALMAPLIGGALALAGAQMQTTLNNPLADPYTFGVSAAAGFGASLVITNVVVIPFIPAQYQIALMAFLMCLLTTFLIAAISSVKRISIEGVMLFGIAVMFAYDSLLTMMQYVASETQLQTLVFWQMGSLDRGSWAKITVLAIVLPIVLLIMMKDAWQLSTLKIGHERAQAMGVNVKRLRIKTLLLVSVITSLAVSFVGAVGFVGLVAPHIARMVLGEDQRYFLPASFLVGAVLLELASIASKSIMPGIILPLTVVMSIIGIPFFIYLIIKKGGRF, from the coding sequence ATGACCTCAATTCTACTTGAGTTAAACACACATAACATTCGTAATCGTAATAAGAAAGTGGCTTTAGCGGCTTTCTTGGTACTTAGTATTATTTGTGTTATCGCTGATATTTTTATTGGTTCACAAGGGCTGACTTTTACTCAAGTAATCCACGCGCTTATTCATCCTCAGACCAGTAATATTGCGAGTAAAATTATTGTCTGGGATATTCGTATGCCAATGGCATTGATGGCGCCATTAATCGGGGGAGCTTTAGCCTTAGCTGGTGCACAAATGCAGACGACATTGAATAATCCCCTTGCTGATCCTTATACATTTGGTGTTTCAGCCGCAGCAGGATTTGGTGCATCTTTAGTCATCACCAATGTTGTTGTGATCCCCTTTATTCCTGCGCAATATCAAATAGCGTTAATGGCATTTTTAATGTGCTTATTAACCACTTTTTTAATTGCCGCTATTTCATCAGTAAAACGGATTTCAATTGAAGGGGTGATGTTATTTGGTATTGCCGTCATGTTTGCTTATGACAGTTTACTGACCATGATGCAATATGTTGCCAGTGAGACTCAACTACAAACTTTGGTCTTTTGGCAAATGGGATCACTCGATCGCGGCAGTTGGGCAAAAATCACTGTTCTTGCTATTGTTTTACCCATTGTGTTGTTGATCATGATGAAAGACGCTTGGCAATTATCAACCCTTAAAATTGGTCATGAACGAGCTCAAGCGATGGGAGTTAATGTTAAACGTTTACGCATTAAAACCTTATTATTGGTATCGGTGATCACATCGCTCGCGGTGTCATTTGTTGGGGCCGTTGGCTTTGTTGGGCTGGTTGCTCCTCATATTGCTCGTATGGTCTTAGGCGAAGATCAACGTTACTTCTTACCCGCCTCATTCCTTGTCGGTGCGGTATTGCTTGAGCTTGCATCTATCGCCAGTAAAAGCATTATGCCCGGCATTATTTTGCCGTTAACCGTCGTGATGTCGATCATTGGCATTCCTTTCTTTATCTATTTAATCATTAAAAAAGGTGGACGTTTTTAA
- a CDS encoding DNA alkylation repair protein, whose amino-acid sequence MSLVIPMVILMQQHLAAEGSTLVAKKMQYDLNSQQPFYGVSPEKRHKIFQLAIAHTSIDNIEDYHRLLLWLWSGVYREERYLALDAGEYYPEYQTIASFHVYLEMLETADNVDILDRLVSNLIGKIMLQDKSLQRYLIQWRESDSVWLKRASVLAQLHHKQQMDVALLSDTILYLAADKSMLVQQAMGQVLNAYSQIDFTFVDNFIKNNMTLLTPLCRREARKLTMVVNSTVD is encoded by the coding sequence ATGTCATTAGTTATACCAATGGTTATCCTTATGCAGCAGCATTTAGCGGCAGAAGGCAGCACACTTGTTGCAAAAAAAATGCAGTATGATCTTAATAGTCAGCAACCTTTTTATGGTGTTAGTCCAGAAAAGCGTCATAAAATATTTCAATTAGCGATTGCACATACTAGTATTGATAATATTGAAGATTATCACCGTTTGTTACTATGGTTATGGTCGGGCGTTTATCGAGAGGAACGCTATTTAGCATTAGATGCTGGTGAGTATTATCCTGAATATCAAACAATAGCCTCTTTTCATGTATATCTTGAAATGTTAGAAACGGCTGATAACGTTGATATTTTGGATCGTCTTGTGAGTAACCTGATTGGCAAGATAATGCTGCAAGATAAAAGCTTACAACGCTATCTTATTCAGTGGCGAGAGTCAGACAGCGTATGGTTAAAGCGAGCCTCAGTGTTAGCGCAGTTACATCATAAGCAACAAATGGATGTTGCCTTATTGAGTGATACTATTTTATATCTTGCGGCTGATAAATCAATGTTGGTTCAACAAGCGATGGGGCAAGTATTAAATGCTTATAGCCAAATCGATTTTACTTTTGTTGATAATTTTATAAAAAATAATATGACATTATTAACACCGCTTTGTCGACGTGAAGCAAGAAAACTCACAATGGTGGTAAATAGCACAGTTGATTAA